From a region of the Streptomyces caniferus genome:
- the groES gene encoding co-chaperone GroES, giving the protein MTTTSSKVAIKPLEDRIVVQPLDAEQTTASGLVIPDTAKEKPQEGVVLAVGPGRVEDGKRIELDVNVGDVVLYSKYGGTEVKYNNEDYLVLSARDVLAIVEK; this is encoded by the coding sequence GTGACGACCACCAGCTCCAAGGTTGCCATCAAGCCGCTTGAGGACCGCATCGTGGTCCAGCCGCTCGACGCCGAGCAGACCACGGCCTCGGGCCTGGTCATTCCGGACACCGCCAAGGAGAAGCCCCAGGAGGGCGTCGTCCTGGCCGTGGGCCCGGGCCGTGTCGAGGACGGCAAGCGCATCGAGCTCGACGTGAACGTCGGCGATGTCGTGCTCTACAGCAAGTACGGCGGCACCGAGGTGAAGTACAACAACGAGGACTACCTCGTTCTCTCGGCTCGCGACGTCCTCGCGATCGTCGAGAAGTAA